Proteins encoded in a region of the Streptococcus sanguinis genome:
- a CDS encoding DUF4153 domain-containing protein, whose protein sequence is MEYPAQEQMNVQSCLPAEAERQTIFTGLEDKQLRFFKISYPILYLLTYFYSAVFFNYQTASFFPFAIGLILLSETLIRKLAYPSLQIKNLDSKLEARSFLIMTLAQALALSLWGLHRQLEFFQFLAIHISFAFYILSRTGWLSQGRLGILVWFDAIQAFCILPFKNFIAAILVFIEGKQQDSFDSSDSLSSKKAQQLAIIISSFFVAGILVYFVWSQLSQVSDSFASFFSNTADVIENLLDSLFSSLDSSMIFFKACLAVPVSLYLYGLLAGSLLGKKDTKLSYKKFQASIRPLRVAPAFAAYIIIGSLCLTYALFFLTGLTELGQLLSAGTVAQAISPQNASTVAVAGFWQLVRVSILNFAVLGVFYLIAKKPLWDQKGTRFAATILFIFTGLLALLAGWKLFGIYIYLYGPTPLRLISAWFILVLLVWCLLTLIRFYKPIQAIRIGVFYALISFTLLCYLYPMLLPAG, encoded by the coding sequence ATGGAATATCCAGCACAAGAACAGATGAATGTCCAGTCTTGTCTGCCCGCAGAAGCAGAACGACAGACCATCTTCACAGGCCTAGAGGACAAGCAACTGCGATTCTTTAAAATCAGCTATCCAATCCTCTATCTCTTAACCTACTTTTACTCTGCTGTATTTTTTAATTATCAAACTGCATCCTTTTTCCCTTTTGCAATTGGTCTTATATTGCTAAGCGAAACTCTAATCAGGAAATTGGCCTATCCATCACTGCAGATAAAAAATCTTGACAGCAAGTTAGAGGCTAGAAGCTTTCTGATCATGACGTTAGCTCAAGCTCTGGCTTTAAGTCTCTGGGGGCTTCATCGCCAGCTAGAATTTTTCCAATTTCTAGCCATCCACATCTCATTCGCTTTCTATATTTTGTCCCGCACCGGCTGGTTAAGCCAGGGGCGTTTGGGGATCTTGGTCTGGTTTGATGCCATTCAAGCCTTCTGCATCCTGCCCTTTAAAAATTTCATTGCTGCTATTCTAGTCTTTATTGAAGGCAAGCAGCAGGACTCTTTTGACAGCTCTGACAGTCTATCTTCAAAGAAAGCCCAACAGCTTGCTATTATTATCAGCAGCTTCTTTGTCGCAGGAATATTGGTCTACTTTGTCTGGTCCCAGCTGAGTCAGGTTTCAGACAGCTTTGCCTCTTTCTTCAGCAATACCGCTGATGTTATTGAAAATCTACTTGACTCCCTCTTTTCAAGTCTTGATAGCAGCATGATTTTCTTCAAGGCCTGCCTGGCTGTCCCTGTCAGTCTGTACTTATACGGCCTCCTAGCCGGCAGTCTGTTAGGCAAAAAAGATACTAAACTTAGCTACAAAAAATTTCAAGCAAGCATCCGCCCTTTGCGAGTAGCACCTGCTTTCGCAGCCTACATTATCATCGGCAGCCTCTGCCTGACCTATGCTCTCTTCTTCCTGACTGGCCTGACTGAGCTCGGTCAGCTCCTTAGCGCTGGAACAGTAGCTCAGGCTATTTCTCCGCAGAATGCTTCGACCGTTGCCGTAGCTGGCTTCTGGCAGCTGGTTCGGGTATCTATCCTTAACTTTGCAGTCCTAGGCGTCTTCTATCTGATTGCCAAAAAGCCACTCTGGGATCAGAAAGGGACGCGATTCGCAGCTACTATCCTCTTTATCTTTACCGGTCTGCTGGCCTTGCTAGCTGGCTGGAAATTATTTGGCATCTACATCTACCTCTACGGACCAACACCGCTGCGCTTGATTTCAGCATGGTTCATCCTAGTTCTCTTGGTTTGGTGCCTACTGACCCTGATTCGTTTCTACAAACCTATCCAAGCCATTCGCATCGGCGTCTTTTACGCCCTAATAAGCTTTACCTTGCTCTGCTATCTGTATCCAATGCTTTTACCAGCAGGATAA
- a CDS encoding helix-turn-helix domain-containing protein, which produces MIQINLDLVMAQKRISAGRLAELIDLTPANLSILKNNRAKAVRFSTLNALCRELDCQPGDILEYIPDDEEEK; this is translated from the coding sequence ATGATTCAGATAAATTTAGACCTTGTCATGGCGCAAAAGCGCATCAGCGCTGGCCGTTTAGCAGAGTTGATTGACCTAACACCAGCCAATCTATCTATCCTAAAAAATAATCGAGCCAAGGCTGTCCGCTTTTCAACACTCAACGCTCTCTGTCGTGAACTAGACTGCCAGCCTGGCGATATTTTGGAGTATATCCCTGACGATGAGGAGGAGAAATAA
- a CDS encoding DUF2975 domain-containing protein produces MTDKMKKTAEDMSITLTKISISLLFIASIILIALGPWVVNLVIEFPSPFFQGETRFWILLLLGYVLGCLALACIVHLYRLLSRIGKNQVFITQNVQYMRYLGWEVGTVALISLFMGLTAYLPMLLVTVSCSILTLIIRVIRNAFGKAIELQDQVDYTI; encoded by the coding sequence ATGACAGACAAAATGAAAAAGACTGCTGAAGATATGAGCATTACTCTTACAAAAATCAGTATCAGCCTTTTATTTATTGCTTCCATTATCCTGATAGCTCTTGGACCTTGGGTCGTCAACCTAGTTATCGAATTCCCCTCTCCTTTCTTTCAAGGAGAGACACGCTTTTGGATCTTGCTGCTGCTCGGCTATGTCCTAGGCTGCCTGGCTCTAGCCTGCATTGTCCATCTCTATCGACTCCTTAGCCGCATTGGTAAAAATCAGGTCTTTATCACACAAAATGTTCAGTACATGCGCTATCTTGGTTGGGAAGTCGGCACTGTCGCTCTTATCTCCCTCTTTATGGGACTGACAGCCTATTTGCCCATGCTTTTAGTCACTGTTTCTTGCAGTATCTTGACCCTGATTATCCGTGTTATCCGTAATGCCTTTGGCAAGGCCATTGAGCTGCAGGATCAAGTGGACTACACTATTTAG
- a CDS encoding MFS transporter, whose protein sequence is MIVFAKNKNFRQLLINQWISGFGDIVFYLALMNYVSVYSFAPLAVLLISLSETLPQLIQVFTGVAADFQKNRIHKYLLIQFSKVLLYSLVTFLLLGQDFSFLTLLVICLINFLSDSLSYFSGAMLTPVYVKVIEQDMTSAMGFRQASMSLVHILGNLAGGFLISWMSIGALAGLNALTFLLAYLGFWHISKSLQNLEPEFSSAKELNKENYWQHLLDSLKVLLGLKNVVRLLLVSTFGQVTLNILTPVATLLLLKRPFWNLQIGQSIAVLIILSSAGLILGNILSGSLLKNFSTKLAMYASQVFEGFILCGFFWQNFLLVLIASFACSVTAGLLSPRLQKSVFSMIPEESMGAIQSAINLFSMAVPSVLSMLLIALASSMGIIYILLPLVLMLALSFYLIIPMENLKTDSDSC, encoded by the coding sequence ATGATTGTTTTTGCAAAAAACAAAAATTTTCGCCAGTTGCTCATCAATCAATGGATTTCAGGTTTTGGGGACATTGTTTTTTATTTGGCTTTGATGAACTATGTTTCTGTTTATTCTTTTGCTCCACTTGCGGTTTTATTGATTTCTCTTTCTGAAACGCTACCTCAGTTAATTCAAGTTTTTACCGGAGTTGCGGCGGACTTTCAGAAGAATCGTATCCATAAATACCTGCTTATACAGTTTAGTAAGGTACTCTTATATAGCTTGGTAACATTTTTGCTTCTTGGACAAGATTTCTCTTTCTTGACTCTGCTTGTGATTTGCTTGATTAACTTTCTGTCGGATAGTCTGAGTTATTTTTCAGGTGCCATGCTGACCCCAGTTTATGTAAAAGTGATTGAGCAAGATATGACCTCTGCTATGGGCTTTCGGCAGGCTAGTATGAGTCTGGTTCATATTTTGGGGAATCTAGCTGGCGGTTTTCTCATTTCTTGGATGAGTATTGGAGCTTTGGCGGGACTGAATGCTCTGACATTCTTGCTAGCTTACCTTGGTTTTTGGCATATTAGTAAAAGCTTACAGAACTTAGAACCGGAGTTTAGCAGTGCCAAGGAGCTAAATAAAGAGAATTATTGGCAGCATTTATTGGATTCTCTTAAGGTCTTACTGGGATTGAAAAACGTTGTGAGGTTGTTATTGGTTTCAACCTTTGGGCAAGTCACTCTGAATATTCTGACGCCAGTAGCGACTCTTTTATTGCTGAAAAGGCCTTTTTGGAATCTGCAGATCGGTCAGTCCATTGCCGTGTTAATTATTCTAAGTTCCGCTGGTCTGATCTTAGGGAACATTTTGAGTGGCAGTTTGCTGAAAAACTTTTCGACTAAGCTTGCTATGTATGCAAGCCAAGTATTTGAGGGCTTTATTCTTTGCGGTTTTTTCTGGCAAAACTTTTTACTTGTACTGATAGCAAGCTTTGCTTGCTCAGTTACAGCTGGTCTGCTGAGTCCAAGATTGCAGAAATCTGTATTCAGTATGATTCCAGAAGAGTCCATGGGAGCCATCCAGTCAGCTATTAATCTATTTAGCATGGCTGTTCCGAGTGTTTTATCCATGCTGTTAATAGCTCTTGCCAGCAGCATGGGAATTATTTATATTCTCCTCCCGCTTGTGTTAATGCTAGCACTGTCTTTCTACTTAATTATTCCAATGGAGAACTTGAAGACGGATTCGGATAGCTGTTGA
- a CDS encoding TatD family hydrolase, translating into MKIFDTHTHLNVEEFAGREEEELQLAAEMGVSKINIVGFDRPTIERALELADSYDQLYATIGWHPTEAGTYDEAVEAYLLDKLRHPKVVALGEIGLDYHWMTAPKDVQERVFRRQIQLSKKLNLPFVVHTRDALEDTYEIIKSEGVGPRGGIMHSYSGSLEMAERFIELGMMISFSGVVTFKKATDIQEAAQNLPLDKILVETDAPYLAPVPKRGRENKTAYTRYVVEKIAELRGLTVEEVAQATYENAKKVFGLD; encoded by the coding sequence ATGAAGATTTTTGATACACACACGCATTTAAATGTGGAAGAATTTGCTGGTCGAGAGGAAGAGGAACTGCAGCTGGCTGCAGAAATGGGCGTCAGCAAAATAAATATTGTCGGTTTTGACCGACCGACCATTGAGCGCGCCTTGGAGCTGGCAGATAGCTATGATCAGCTTTATGCTACGATTGGCTGGCATCCGACTGAGGCGGGGACTTATGACGAGGCGGTGGAAGCCTATCTGTTGGACAAGCTTCGTCACCCCAAGGTGGTGGCTTTGGGCGAAATTGGGCTGGACTATCACTGGATGACAGCGCCCAAGGATGTTCAGGAGCGGGTGTTTCGACGCCAAATCCAGCTCTCTAAAAAGCTGAATCTACCCTTTGTCGTTCACACACGTGATGCTTTGGAAGATACTTATGAGATTATCAAGAGTGAGGGAGTTGGTCCTCGAGGCGGTATTATGCACTCTTATTCGGGTTCTTTGGAAATGGCAGAGCGCTTTATCGAGCTAGGGATGATGATTTCCTTTTCTGGAGTTGTGACCTTTAAGAAAGCGACAGATATTCAGGAGGCTGCGCAGAACTTGCCTTTGGATAAAATCCTCGTTGAGACGGATGCACCTTACTTGGCGCCTGTTCCAAAGCGTGGTCGAGAAAACAAAACAGCCTATACCCGCTATGTTGTAGAGAAAATTGCAGAACTTCGTGGGCTGACTGTCGAAGAAGTAGCGCAGGCGACCTATGAAAATGCAAAGAAGGTGTTTGGGCTTGACTGA
- the rnmV gene encoding ribonuclease M5, with product MTEKIKIPQVIVVEGKDDTANLQRFYEVDTYETRGSAINEEDLERIEKLHQLRGVIVFTDPDYNGERIRRMIMEAVPTAQHAFLRRDEAAPKSKNKGKSLGVEHASFEDLQQALAGLVGYFDDEDNFDISKSDLVRLGLLMGSDSRQRREYLGEQLRIGYSNGKQLLKRLELFGVTLAEVEEAMRKYSV from the coding sequence TTGACTGAGAAGATAAAAATCCCTCAGGTAATCGTCGTTGAGGGCAAGGATGACACAGCTAATCTGCAGCGATTTTATGAGGTTGACACTTACGAGACGAGAGGTTCCGCTATCAATGAAGAAGACTTAGAGCGGATTGAGAAACTGCACCAGCTGCGAGGTGTGATTGTCTTTACCGATCCAGACTACAATGGCGAGCGTATCCGTCGAATGATTATGGAGGCAGTGCCAACTGCTCAGCATGCCTTTCTCCGCCGTGACGAGGCAGCTCCCAAGTCTAAGAACAAAGGAAAATCGCTTGGAGTAGAGCACGCTTCGTTTGAGGATTTGCAGCAGGCATTGGCTGGGCTGGTCGGATATTTTGATGATGAGGATAATTTTGATATTAGCAAAAGCGATCTTGTGCGACTAGGTCTGCTTATGGGAAGCGACAGCCGTCAGCGTCGAGAGTATCTGGGTGAGCAACTCCGTATCGGCTATTCTAACGGGAAGCAGTTGCTTAAACGCTTGGAATTGTTTGGGGTGACCTTGGCGGAAGTGGAAGAAGCGATGCGCAAGTATTCAGTCTAA
- a CDS encoding retron Ec67 family RNA-directed DNA polymerase/endonuclease: MNKLNQLKTKDDLARLLGFKNARYINYLLYDKQTDNLYESFTISKKNGGERIINAPKKELKFLQKKLANVLWECYLESLESKNFLQKRLAGILWKCYLKSLEINYIKNNLSDFLWECFMKVLGFKPKEIKTPVLSHAFEKGKSIITNSQIHRNKKYILNIDLKDFFGSFNFGRVRGFFIKDRDFGISPEIATVIAQIACYQGKLPQGAPSSPIITNLITRILDYRIVKIAKKYRFTYSRYADDMTFSTNRELNSNKLRASKELENFLAELEELIISSGFEINPKKTRLSNNMQRQEVTGLVVNKKISVKREYVKNTRAMAFQLYKDGAFEIDTKPGTLNQLTGRFAFIFQIDQYNNYLLYKKSLIQNNLDSQKYLLGRNSSRKSESKYYWKYIFYNKDLQKELFDNKKHNTYNLPKEFYSIPENEKEVYMSLFNSKEKEYKKYLFYKYFFGNDKPIIITEGKTDPRYIKAALKHLYQKYPELIEKDGDRFTFKIEFLNHTNTLEYLFNVPEGGEGFKYWYNYFSNQIPSNFFKQRFPTKNDGKDIYKELYPNYIEYFSNLTTRKPKNPTIFLFDNEPSDNPLFKFCNHAVDLKVSSNDLDQVRGTSFNRITKKDNLYIMATPLLSNRNNGNSSDIEDLLLSRNLPPILNGKTFSKSGGDNHYGKEIFSKHVLKNFTEFDFAEFIPLLDGIRDNILNYW; encoded by the coding sequence ATGAATAAATTAAACCAATTAAAAACCAAGGATGACTTAGCAAGGCTTCTTGGTTTTAAAAATGCTAGATATATCAACTATTTGTTATACGATAAACAAACTGATAATTTATATGAGTCTTTTACCATATCTAAAAAGAATGGTGGAGAAAGAATTATAAATGCCCCGAAAAAAGAGCTAAAATTCCTTCAGAAAAAATTAGCAAATGTTTTATGGGAATGTTACCTTGAAAGTTTAGAATCTAAAAATTTCCTTCAGAAAAGACTAGCTGGTATTTTATGGAAGTGCTATCTTAAAAGCCTAGAAATTAATTATATAAAAAATAATTTATCAGATTTTTTGTGGGAGTGTTTTATGAAAGTTCTAGGATTTAAACCTAAAGAAATAAAAACACCAGTACTATCTCATGCATTCGAAAAGGGAAAGAGTATTATTACCAATTCTCAGATACATCGAAACAAGAAATACATTCTTAACATTGATTTGAAAGATTTTTTTGGCTCTTTTAATTTTGGTAGAGTACGAGGTTTCTTTATAAAAGATAGAGATTTTGGTATCTCTCCAGAAATTGCTACTGTAATTGCGCAAATTGCGTGTTATCAAGGTAAATTGCCGCAAGGAGCCCCGTCTTCTCCTATCATCACAAATTTAATTACTAGAATTTTAGATTATCGGATTGTCAAAATTGCTAAAAAATATCGTTTTACATATTCTAGATATGCCGATGATATGACTTTTTCGACAAATCGTGAATTAAACTCTAATAAATTGAGAGCAAGCAAAGAGTTAGAGAACTTTTTAGCTGAATTAGAGGAGTTAATCATCTCATCTGGTTTTGAAATCAATCCTAAAAAAACACGATTGAGTAATAACATGCAACGCCAAGAAGTTACTGGACTAGTTGTCAACAAAAAGATAAGTGTAAAAAGAGAATACGTAAAAAATACTCGTGCAATGGCCTTTCAATTATATAAAGATGGAGCTTTTGAAATAGATACAAAACCAGGAACGCTGAATCAATTAACGGGACGATTTGCTTTTATTTTTCAAATAGATCAATATAACAACTACTTGCTTTATAAAAAATCCCTGATACAAAATAATCTAGATTCACAAAAATATTTATTAGGAAGAAATTCGTCAAGAAAATCTGAGTCGAAATATTATTGGAAGTATATCTTTTATAATAAAGATTTACAAAAAGAATTATTCGATAATAAAAAACATAATACATATAATTTACCTAAAGAGTTCTACAGTATCCCAGAAAACGAAAAAGAAGTTTATATGTCTTTATTTAATTCCAAAGAAAAAGAATATAAAAAATATCTGTTTTATAAATATTTTTTCGGAAATGACAAACCTATAATTATAACAGAGGGAAAAACTGATCCACGATATATTAAAGCAGCTTTAAAACATCTTTATCAAAAATATCCAGAACTTATTGAAAAAGATGGTGATAGATTTACATTTAAAATTGAATTTCTAAACCATACCAATACGCTAGAGTACCTTTTCAATGTACCAGAAGGAGGAGAAGGTTTTAAATATTGGTATAATTATTTTTCTAATCAAATACCTTCAAATTTTTTTAAGCAGCGTTTTCCTACAAAAAATGATGGAAAAGATATCTACAAGGAACTGTATCCTAATTATATAGAGTATTTTTCTAATTTAACAACAAGAAAACCCAAAAATCCTACTATATTTTTATTTGATAACGAGCCTTCGGATAATCCACTTTTTAAATTTTGTAACCATGCTGTTGATTTAAAAGTTAGTAGCAATGATCTAGATCAAGTTAGAGGTACATCATTTAATAGGATTACCAAAAAAGATAATTTGTACATAATGGCAACGCCGTTATTATCCAATAGAAATAATGGGAATTCCTCCGATATTGAAGACCTATTATTGTCACGTAATTTGCCACCCATTTTAAATGGGAAAACATTCTCCAAAAGTGGTGGTGATAATCATTACGGAAAAGAAATTTTTTCAAAGCATGTCCTAAAAAATTTCACGGAGTTTGATTTCGCAGAATTTATCCCATTGCTGGATGGAATAAGAGATAATATTTTAAATTATTGGTAA
- the rsmA gene encoding 16S rRNA (adenine(1518)-N(6)/adenine(1519)-N(6))-dimethyltransferase RsmA: MRIADHSVTRAILERHGFTFKKSFGQNFLTDTNILQKIVDTAEIDKKVNVIEIGPGIGALTEFLAESAAEVMAFEIDDRLVPILADTLRDFDNVTVVNQDILKVDLAQYIAEFKNPDLPIKVVANLPYYITTPILMHLIESGIPFSEFVVMMQREVADRISAQPNTKAYGSLSIAVQYYMTAKVAFIVPRTVFVPAPNVDSAILKMVRRDQPAVEVQDEKFFFKVSKASFVHRRKTLWNNLTSCFGKSEEIKGKLTAALERANLSPSVRGEALSLEEFARLADALKSEGL; the protein is encoded by the coding sequence ATGCGAATTGCAGACCATAGTGTGACCCGTGCCATTCTGGAGCGTCACGGTTTCACTTTTAAAAAATCTTTCGGTCAGAATTTCCTGACGGATACCAATATCCTCCAGAAGATTGTGGATACAGCGGAGATTGACAAAAAGGTCAATGTCATTGAAATTGGGCCTGGAATTGGGGCATTGACAGAATTTTTAGCGGAAAGTGCCGCAGAGGTCATGGCCTTTGAGATTGATGATCGGTTGGTGCCGATTTTGGCGGATACTCTGCGCGATTTTGACAATGTAACAGTGGTCAATCAGGATATTCTCAAGGTTGATTTGGCCCAGTACATAGCAGAGTTTAAGAATCCAGACCTACCTATCAAGGTAGTGGCAAATCTGCCCTACTACATCACGACGCCGATTCTCATGCATTTGATTGAGAGTGGGATTCCTTTTAGTGAGTTTGTCGTTATGATGCAGCGAGAAGTGGCCGATCGGATATCAGCTCAGCCTAATACCAAGGCCTACGGCAGTTTGTCAATTGCGGTGCAGTATTACATGACGGCCAAGGTTGCCTTTATCGTGCCGAGGACAGTCTTTGTGCCAGCGCCTAATGTGGATTCGGCGATTCTCAAGATGGTGCGCAGAGACCAGCCAGCTGTTGAGGTACAGGACGAGAAATTCTTTTTCAAGGTCTCCAAGGCCAGCTTTGTCCACCGCCGGAAGACTCTCTGGAATAACTTGACCAGTTGTTTTGGAAAGTCTGAGGAGATTAAAGGCAAACTGACAGCAGCTTTAGAACGAGCTAACTTATCTCCAAGTGTTCGGGGAGAAGCTCTTAGTTTAGAGGAATTTGCGCGCTTGGCAGACGCTTTGAAGTCTGAGGGATTATAA